The Pseudomonas viciae genomic interval CTTCCTCGGCAACGGCCTGATGGTGCTGATCGGCGCCTACGGGGCGATCGTCTATCAACAGCCGGACGTGGTCGAAGTGCTGCTGTTGCAGGGTTTCGCCATGGCGGCGATGGCGATGCTGCTGCTCAACATCTGGAGCACCCAGGACAACACCATCTACAACTTCGCCGTGGCCGGTTGCAACCTGCTGCGCACCCGTCGACGCAAGGCCGTGACCCTGGGCGGCGCAGTAATCGGCACGCTGCTGGCGCTGCTGGGCATGTACGACCTGCTGGTGCCGTACCTGATTCTGCTGGGCACGGTGATCCCCCCCATTGGCGGCGTGATCATGGCCGATTTCTTCTTCCGCTGGCGCGGGCGCTATCCACGCCTGGCCGACGCGCGACTGCCGGCGTTCAACTGGCCCGGGCTGTTGGCTTATGGGGTCGGCACCCTCGCCGCGTTCAATTCGCCATGGGTCGCGCCACTGGTAGGAATCGCTGCCGGCGCGCTAACGTATGTGCTATTGATCGGCGTACTGGGAATTCGCGCCACCAACGCCCCCCTACAAGATCTTTAAGAAGGACTCGCTTGATGCACATCATCAACGCCCGCCTGCGCAACCGCGAAGGCTTGCATGAACTGCACCTGGAAAACGGCCTGATCGCCAACATCGCCCGCCAGACCGAAGCCCCAAGCCTCGGCCCGGAAGACCTCGACGCTGGCGGCAACCTGGTGGTGCCGCCCTTCGTCGAACCGCATATCCACCTGGACGCGACCCTCACCGCCGGCGAGCCGCGCTGGAACATGAGCGGCACGCTGTTCGAAGGTATCGAGTGCTGGGGCGAGCGCAAGGCGACGATCACCGAGGAAGACACCAAGACTCGCGCCAAGAAAACCATCCAGACCCTCGCCGCCCACGGCATCCAGCATGTGCGCACTCACGTCGACGTGACCGACCCCGAACTCACGGCCCTCAAGGCGATGCTGCAAGTGCGCGAGGAAAGCCGTCACCTGATCGACATGCAGATCGTCGCGTTTCCCCAGGAAGGCATCGAGTCCTACCGCAATGGCCGCGAGCTGATGGAAGAAGCGATCCGCATGGGCGCCGACGTGGTGGGCGGCATTCCACATTTCGAGTACACCCGCGATCAGGGCGTCAGCTCGGTGAAGTTCCTGATGGACCTGGCCGAACGCACCGGCTGCCTGGTGGATGTGCACTGCGACGAAACCGACGACCCGCACTCGCGTTTCCTTGAGGTGCTCGCCGAAGAAGCCCGCAGCCGCGACATGGGCGCGCGGGTCACGGCCAGCCACACCACGGCGATGGGCTCCTACGACAACGCCTACTGCGCCAAACTGTTCCGCCTGCTCGGGCATTCGGGCATCAGCTTCGTCTCTTGCCCCACCGAGAGCATTCACCTGCAAGGGCGCTTCGATACCTTCCCCAAACGCCGCGGCGTCACCCGAGTCAATGAACTGCTCGAGGCCGGGATGAACGTGTGCTTCGGCCAGGACTCCATCGTCGACCCGTGGTACCCCTTGGGTAACGGCAACATCCTGCGGGTACTCGAAGCCGGCCTGCACATCTGCCACATGCTCGGCTACCGCAACCTGCAGAGCGCCCTCGACCTGGTCACCGACAACAGCGCCAAGGCCATGGCCCTGGGCGAACGCTACGGGCTGGAACCGGGGCGCCCGGCGAACCTGCTGATCCTCTCGGCGGACAGTGATTACGAAGTGATCCGCAGCCAGGGCTTGCCGCTGTACTCGATTCGTAACGGTGAAGTACTGATGAAACGGCAGATGCCGGTGGTGGAGTTTGCGCAGCAGTTGGGCTGATGTTCCCTGAGGGAGCAGCTTGCTTGCGATAGCGGTCAGTTGCATTGACGTTGAATCTATCGCCGTCTTCGCGAGCAAGCCCGCTCCCACAGTTGATCTTTAGTGGACACAGACTCAGCGCACGACACAGATCCATTGTGGGAGCGGGCTTGCTCGCGAAGGCATCATCAGTCGCACCACAGGACCATCTGGAATATAGAAAGCTAAGGCACGGACTTAGCCGTACCAAACAACCTGACCCGCATCAGCTCGCCGGCCTGCTCCTCCAACAAAATCGGCGCAATCCCCCCCGGCATCACCACACTCACCGGCCCCGCCTGCACCCAACCCACCCGCCACGCAGCACTGGCCACCGCACTGGCGCTGGTGCCCGAGGACGCGGTGGGACCTTCGCCCCGTTCAAACACCCGGGCAACGATCCGCCCTTCGGCTTCGCGCCAGGCCCATTGCAGATTCACCCCCGCCGGGCACGGAACCCCTGCGCCAGCGGGCGCCGCATAAGCGATGCGGGTCAGGCTTTGCGACAACGGCGAGGCACGCATTTGTGCGTTGCTCGGCAGCGCCTCGGCCCCATCCACCAGAGTCACGCAATGCGGATTGCCAATGTTCACGAATTGACTGTTGCCCCATGCCGGGTTCAACCCATGGAGCACCGTCACCCGACTGACCTCACGCTGATTGAACACCACGCGCTCCACGCTTTGGGCAGCGACGGTCTGAGGTCCAAATAGGGGTCTTCCCAAGTCCAGCCAGAAGCCCTGCACACCCTCGAACTCAGCTGACCGCACCGACGTGTGCAGCGGCGACAAGCCCTGGTGTTTGTCGTGGTGCACCTGCAACAAGCAATCCCCCTCGCTCGACATCAAGCCTTGCTCTTTCAGCGCCTGGGAGAAAATGGTCAGGCCGTTGCCGCTGCGCTCGGCCAGGGTGCCGTCGGTGTTGACGATCAAAACGTCAAAGGGCGGTTCGTTCTGGAACGGGCCGATCAACAGACCGTCGCTGCGATGGGCCTTGGCATCCGGCGGTGCTTCGCCCGGCGGCCAACTGCAGAACGCCTGCACCGCAGCCATGGCCCAGGCCTCGCGCCGCCGTGCAGCCAGGGCGGCTGACGACGGCAGGTCAATGCCCTGGTCACGCACCTGTTGCGGTGAAACGACGCCATAAATATTGCCGCGTGCATCATAAAACTGCGTCATGGACCAGACTCGGAATCAGCCAGCAAGGGCCGGTACTTTATGCTGGCACAGGCTGTGGGAGCAAAGCCTGCGCTTTGATCGGCACCTTGGGGTCGCGGCACGGTCAGTGGATATGCAAGCATAGGCCCCCTGCCCGCACCAACGCACCGCACGCAAGCCAAGGACGTTTCATGACTGCCATTACGCCGCCACCCACCTTCATCCCCGGACGCCTGGAACAGATGTCCACCCGCATCGCCTACCTCATCGCGGGTATCGGCATCGCCGCCTGGGCGCCGCTGGTGCCTTACGCCAAAGTGCGGGCAAACCTGGATGAGGGCACCCTCGGCTTGCTGTTGCTGTGCCTGGGGGTGGGGTCGATTCTGGCGATGCCGATTTCCGGTGCGTTGGCGGCACGGTTCGGTTGCCGTCGGGTGCTCAGCGGCGGCACCATCCTGATCTGCCTGGCGTTGCCGTTGCTGGCGACGATGACCTCCCTGCCCTGGCTGGTGGCTGCCTTGTTTTTGTTTGGCGCCGGCCTCGGCACCGTGGACTCGACCGTGAATCTGCAGGCGGTGATTGTCGAGCGCGCCAGTGGCAAGACCATGATGTCGGGTTTCCACGGCATGTTCAGCCTCGGTGGGATCATTGGCGCGGCGGGCGTGAGCGCCCTGCTCGGCCTCGGGCTTTCGCCGCTGGGGGCAACGCTGGTGGTCAACGCGGTGCTGCTGGTGGCGCTGTTCAAAGCGGCGCCGCATCTGCTGCCCTACGGCAGTGAAAGCTCGGGACCGGCGTTTGCCATTCCCCACGGCGTGGTGCTGTTCATTGGCATCCTGTGCTTCATCGTATTCCTCGCCGAAGGGGCGGTGCTGGATTGGAGCGCAGTGTTCCTGACCGCCGAGCGTGGTGTGGAGACCGCCTATGCCGGCCTGGGCTATGCCGC includes:
- the codA gene encoding cytosine deaminase, whose protein sequence is MHIINARLRNREGLHELHLENGLIANIARQTEAPSLGPEDLDAGGNLVVPPFVEPHIHLDATLTAGEPRWNMSGTLFEGIECWGERKATITEEDTKTRAKKTIQTLAAHGIQHVRTHVDVTDPELTALKAMLQVREESRHLIDMQIVAFPQEGIESYRNGRELMEEAIRMGADVVGGIPHFEYTRDQGVSSVKFLMDLAERTGCLVDVHCDETDDPHSRFLEVLAEEARSRDMGARVTASHTTAMGSYDNAYCAKLFRLLGHSGISFVSCPTESIHLQGRFDTFPKRRGVTRVNELLEAGMNVCFGQDSIVDPWYPLGNGNILRVLEAGLHICHMLGYRNLQSALDLVTDNSAKAMALGERYGLEPGRPANLLILSADSDYEVIRSQGLPLYSIRNGEVLMKRQMPVVEFAQQLG
- a CDS encoding diaminopimelate epimerase; translation: MTQFYDARGNIYGVVSPQQVRDQGIDLPSSAALAARRREAWAMAAVQAFCSWPPGEAPPDAKAHRSDGLLIGPFQNEPPFDVLIVNTDGTLAERSGNGLTIFSQALKEQGLMSSEGDCLLQVHHDKHQGLSPLHTSVRSAEFEGVQGFWLDLGRPLFGPQTVAAQSVERVVFNQREVSRVTVLHGLNPAWGNSQFVNIGNPHCVTLVDGAEALPSNAQMRASPLSQSLTRIAYAAPAGAGVPCPAGVNLQWAWREAEGRIVARVFERGEGPTASSGTSASAVASAAWRVGWVQAGPVSVVMPGGIAPILLEEQAGELMRVRLFGTAKSVP
- a CDS encoding MFS transporter, whose amino-acid sequence is MTAITPPPTFIPGRLEQMSTRIAYLIAGIGIAAWAPLVPYAKVRANLDEGTLGLLLLCLGVGSILAMPISGALAARFGCRRVLSGGTILICLALPLLATMTSLPWLVAALFLFGAGLGTVDSTVNLQAVIVERASGKTMMSGFHGMFSLGGIIGAAGVSALLGLGLSPLGATLVVNAVLLVALFKAAPHLLPYGSESSGPAFAIPHGVVLFIGILCFIVFLAEGAVLDWSAVFLTAERGVETAYAGLGYAAFALTMTVGRLTGDSVVRRLGAKRVIIYGGAIAAAGFLLATLAPMWQAALLGYALVGAGCSNIVPVLYTAVGKQTLMPEAIAVPAITTIGYAGILAGPALIGFVAHGSSLSFAFGLIALSLVAVAFSGKVLKV